GTCCAGTTCGGCGACCGCGACGCGCCACCCGGCCTCCAGCGCCAACTGCCCGAAGAACGCCCGCTGCGCGCGACCGTTGCCCTCCCGGAACGGGTGCAGCGCGTTGACCTCGGCGAAGTAGAACGAGAACCGGTCCAGGAACCGCGCGCGGTCGAGGTCGCGCAGGTACAGCTCCCCGCGCAGCCCGTCGAACAGCCACCCGGCGTACCGCTCGACGTGCTGCCAGGCGGCGAACGGGGCCGTCCGGGCGATGTTCACCCGCCTGAGCTCACCCGCCCACGGGTAGAGGTCGCCGAAGATGTGCCGGTGGAACGCCCGCAGGTGGGCCAGGTCGTAGGGGCCGGGCAGCGGCCGGATCTCCAACTGGCCGATGCGGATCGCGCTCAGCCGCGCCTCGGCCTCGTCGCAGGCGTGCTCGTCGGTCAGGCCGAGCTTGTTGAGCAGGACCCCGGTGACCGGGTCCGCGTAGGGGTCGCCGTGCCGGGCGTCCCGGGTGCGCGGACCGTCGGCGGGTGGGTCGTCGAGGGTCACGACCCGCGCAGCGCCTCGATCTCCCGCGCGATCGCCTCGTCCACGGTCAGCTCGCCGGCCGCGATGGCCCGCATGGAGGCCACCGTCTCGTCCGGCACGTCCACGCCCTCCAGGCGGACGCTCGCGATCGCGTCGGCGAACGCCTCGTCGGGGGTGCGGGTCAGCCGGCGGAAGTAGCGGGCCATCACGTCGTGCCGCAGCGCCTCGCTGCCGGGCTCGGACTCCGGCAGGTCGCCCCGCGCCACGCGCCACGGCTCCTCCGCGTGCGCCATGTCGCTCAGCTCGTGCCTGCTGAAGTGGCCGTACCGCTCGACCACCGAGCGCACCGCGGCGCGCTCGCGCTCGTCCAGCGCGGCCGGTTCGCCCTCGTCCCACGCGCCGACCTCGGACCGGCCCTGGTGGCGGTGGTAGACCTCGGGCACCACCGGGCCGCGCCGCCACGCCTCGATCCGGGCGTCGAACAGCGGCTCGTCGTGCTCGGCCAGGTGCCACGCCTGGGCGTAGTAGAGGAGCTTCTGGAGCTTCATCGGCGACTCGGGACCGGTGGCGTCGAGCACGGCCGCGGCCACGTCGTGGACGTTCGCCATGCCACCTCCGCGAGGCCGTGAGCTGGGAAGACCCATTCTACCGGATCACCGGTCGCGGCAGGGGCCGGCGGACTAGTTCGTGCGCCAGCCCAGGCGGCCGTCGGTCGTGACGAGCGGTTCGCAGTGGCCGAGCGCGCCGCGGTGCTCCAGGGCCGTGGCGATCCCGTCCAGCATCTCGTCGAGGCTCGTCCACTGCGGCTTGAGCATCTCCCCCGCCTCGCGGTCCCACTCGACCACGCAGCCGGACAGCACGCCCGGCCGCAGGTCCACGGCGAGGGCGTCACCGCAGCCGTCGAACGCGATCGGCAGCCACCGGGGGTGGAACCCGGTGGTCGGCGTGCCCGCCTCCGTGGCCGGGTCGCCGGGCCAGAACCGCTCCTTGAGCCGCCACG
This region of Saccharothrix longispora genomic DNA includes:
- a CDS encoding Fic/DOC family protein, which encodes MTLDDPPADGPRTRDARHGDPYADPVTGVLLNKLGLTDEHACDEAEARLSAIRIGQLEIRPLPGPYDLAHLRAFHRHIFGDLYPWAGELRRVNIARTAPFAAWQHVERYAGWLFDGLRGELYLRDLDRARFLDRFSFYFAEVNALHPFREGNGRAQRAFFGQLALEAGWRVAVAELDPVTFTAACRAGMTGPPAALRAVFDQVLRPA
- a CDS encoding type II toxin-antitoxin system antitoxin SocA domain-containing protein; translated protein: MANVHDVAAAVLDATGPESPMKLQKLLYYAQAWHLAEHDEPLFDARIEAWRRGPVVPEVYHRHQGRSEVGAWDEGEPAALDERERAAVRSVVERYGHFSRHELSDMAHAEEPWRVARGDLPESEPGSEALRHDVMARYFRRLTRTPDEAFADAIASVRLEGVDVPDETVASMRAIAAGELTVDEAIAREIEALRGS
- a CDS encoding SMI1/KNR4 family protein; the protein is MRHWERIVAWLDDHAPSTRAVFAPPEGPAAVEALAAATGLDPPDDLRAWWAVCGGTADLAFAEVLPPFYTPLGPSDSLRSWRLKERFWPGDPATEAGTPTTGFHPRWLPIAFDGCGDALAVDLRPGVLSGCVVEWDREAGEMLKPQWTSLDEMLDGIATALEHRGALGHCEPLVTTDGRLGWRTN